AGATATGAGACCTCAAGGAAATTGCTCTTTGCCGCCAGATCCTCAATCGGGTAGCCGCGGTACTGCAGAATTCCCTTCTCACCGTCTATAAAAGTAATTGAACTTTCACAGGAACCCGTGTTGCCATAACCAGAATCCAGCGTAATTGCACCGGTTTTAGACCTTAAAGCCGCAATGTCAATTCCAACTTCACCCTCTGTTCCTACTGTGACAGGGAGCTGATACTCCTTTCCGTTCAGAACTAATGTCGCATTATCCATTTTTTCCCTCTGAAATGTTAATGATTTATTTTATATGAACAGGATACTACGTCTTATATGAAGAGCTTGTAACTGTACAAATATTACTGGAAATTTTGCGAAATGTCAATATTAAAGAATGGCTATTTATTGGCACATGTAAACAAACCATTTAAAAATGGACGGGATATCCTTCAAAAGTGCTGTTTTCATAAGGAAAGACTATTTAAGAAAAAATTCTTAGTTTTACGTGATAAATCTGACGGAATCCGACACAAAAGATAAATAGTCCACTTTATATGAAAAACCCTCTTCTTATAGCCATTTTCGGGATTGCAGTAGCCGGAATTACATTCGGACTGGTATCTCCTGTAACTGTAATACTCCTGGAGACAAATCATACGCCAAGCTGGGTTACGGGACTTGTAACAACAATGCTTTACATAAGCATAGTACTGTTTTCAAGCCTTACGGGAAAGCTTATAGAAAAGTACAATATAAAGAAGGTACTTTCCTGGGGGCTCCTGATAGTTTCTGTATGTTCAATAGGGCTCATTTTCTGGCGGAATTACTACATTCTTTTTCCCGCAAGGTTTCTTCAGGGGATAGGTGTTACATTCATCTTTGTTGCCACCGAAGTGCTCATAAATACAACAAGCGACGAGACAAACCGCGGGAAAAACATCGGGCTTTATGTAATGTTCCTTTCCATTGGAATTGCCGTAGGCACGATGCTTATCTGGACGGTCAGGATCTATGAGTGGCTTCCTTTTGTAATAGGCGCACTGACGATATTGTTTGTCTATATTTTTGAATGGTTCCTTCTTGTGGAATTAAAGCCGGTTGAGGAACTGGAGAAAAAGGAGGCAAACTTCCCCTTTAAGATGATGCCCGTTGTTGCCCTGTTTTCCTCAGCCGTTTACGGGATCTTTGAGTCGTCCATTACCATTGTAATCCCATTATTCGGGCTAAGGAGCCGCTTTTCGGAAGAAGAGGTATCTCTTTTCCTGGGGGCTTACGTCATTGGGGGTATAATTCTTCTATACCTGATCGGGCGCGCTTCGGACAGGATATCCAAGTTCAAGCTTCTTCTTATAGTCTCAGGGGTCTTAAGCATTTTATTCCTTCTTCCGGGATTTTTTCCCGACAGGGTGCTCCTGACGGTAATATTTTTCATAATCGGGGGATTTGTGCCGGCATTTTACACCGTGGGCTTAACCTACACGGTTGAACGGGTGGATAAAGCTTACGTTGCGCAGGCAAACGGGCACTTTGCCATGTCGTATGGGATCGGGACGCTCGCAGGTCCCGTTGCGGGCTCCATGCTTGTGGAATTTAACCGCCAGTACGCATTCTGGATCGCCTCGGCTATTCTGTGCCTTTCATTCCTGGTTTATTTTTCCTTCTTCTACGGCAGGAAAAACAGGCTCAGGCCGTGAAGAGATAAAATAAATGGCCAGTTTTCTTTACGGCATTGAATTTCTGGAAAAAACGCGATATTTTCAGAAGAACTTTTCCAATTTTAATGCAGACAAAGATATCAAATATTATCCAGCTCATTGCAAATGTGAGCGGCAGCAGAGTTGCTTATCTGCTTGAAGGCAGCGGGGCCGTGCCGCGCATTGCGGCATTTGCAGGAGCGGGTACGGAAAGCCTTTTTAGTGAGCTTAACCAGGAGATCATCCGTTCTGCGGAAGGTGAGCTTGAAAATGCCATCTCGTGGGATTCTTTTAAGGAAGTCTCCGGCCGGACCGGCATCAGGTCTTTGTATGTAAAAAAGCTGGAAAGGAACGGGGAGAACAGGGAAGCATTCTTTCTTGTGCTCATGTCGGACAAAAGCAGGTATTTTAATTCTTCCAGGCTCAGCAATATAGGGCTGCTGGAGGATTTTCTTAATGAGTATTTTGAAGTAGCAGGCCTTAAAAGCATTGAGCAGTCGCTGGTTGGCGCGGCAGGAAATATAGATGCAATAATTTATTCCACGGATGTAAAAGGGGAGAAGTACCTTTTTATTACAGATGCCGTTGAGAAAATATTGGGCTACCAGCCGCGGGAGCTAATGGATAATCCGGGTAAATTCCTGAGGCAAATTGATCCCAGGTACTTTGCAAAATACAGGGAATTTGTCAGGCTTCTGCGCCAGGGTTCGGGTGCTATGGTGGAGTAC
Above is a genomic segment from Ignavibacteria bacterium containing:
- a CDS encoding MFS transporter, with the protein product MKNPLLIAIFGIAVAGITFGLVSPVTVILLETNHTPSWVTGLVTTMLYISIVLFSSLTGKLIEKYNIKKVLSWGLLIVSVCSIGLIFWRNYYILFPARFLQGIGVTFIFVATEVLINTTSDETNRGKNIGLYVMFLSIGIAVGTMLIWTVRIYEWLPFVIGALTILFVYIFEWFLLVELKPVEELEKKEANFPFKMMPVVALFSSAVYGIFESSITIVIPLFGLRSRFSEEEVSLFLGAYVIGGIILLYLIGRASDRISKFKLLLIVSGVLSILFLLPGFFPDRVLLTVIFFIIGGFVPAFYTVGLTYTVERVDKAYVAQANGHFAMSYGIGTLAGPVAGSMLVEFNRQYAFWIASAILCLSFLVYFSFFYGRKNRLRP